The proteins below come from a single Verrucomicrobiota bacterium genomic window:
- a CDS encoding D-tyrosyl-tRNA(Tyr) deacylase, with protein sequence MRALIQRVKTASVTVDGHEAGAIGSGLLMLLGVGVTDGPEDLEWLARKTLQLRIFSDAQGAMNRSVTEVAGGILVISQFTLFARTKKGNRPSFVDAAPPEKAEALYESFCRLLAGRHCGPVASGKFGAHMEVSLINDGPVTIWIDTREWQ encoded by the coding sequence ATGCGCGCCTTGATCCAGCGGGTAAAAACGGCTTCGGTCACGGTCGACGGCCATGAGGCAGGGGCAATCGGCAGCGGGTTACTGATGCTGCTCGGGGTCGGCGTCACGGATGGACCGGAAGACCTGGAGTGGCTGGCACGGAAAACATTGCAGCTTCGCATCTTTTCGGATGCGCAAGGGGCCATGAACCGTTCCGTCACGGAGGTGGCCGGCGGCATTCTCGTGATCAGCCAATTCACACTTTTCGCGCGGACAAAGAAAGGCAACCGGCCCTCCTTCGTCGATGCGGCTCCCCCGGAAAAGGCCGAGGCGCTCTATGAAAGCTTTTGCCGGTTACTGGCGGGACGGCATTGCGGCCCGGTGGCGTCGGGCAAATTCGGCGCCCACATGGAAGTCAGTCTGATCAACGACGGCCCCGTTACCATCTGGATCGATACCCGGGAGTGGCAGTAA